In Leptospira selangorensis, the following are encoded in one genomic region:
- the ppk1 gene encoding polyphosphate kinase 1 gives MKSPETQTLGSGGNGNKGPIHIGNSDIFFDRELSWVDFNKRVLEEANDPENPLLERLKFLCITESNLDEFYMVRVAGLRNILAEGNDEKSLNGQRASEILTELSNKVRNFVNVQYETLTYTLEQMKENGIHLILNPDELNKNEIEDIKHYYKEDVSPILTPLSIDPSHPFPHILNKSLNLAIVLTADDEKTGLKKDLFAVVQVPSVLPRFLQLKGEGKTRRFFPLEEIIKLHVDDLFYGMTVKEVYPFRILRDADISIDEEASVKDLLITMKKEIRNRIWGDAVRMDIYEGTSAFVRNTLKELMELQDHEIFDVSSILNISDMMYFYGLEHTSKFKYTFFQQKTTLKFESPEKIFEAIKKKDRLLHHPYQSFGAIEDLLRISSEDPKVLGIKMTLYRTSGDSPIIQYLGQAAENGKQVTVLVELKARFDEERNIKWAQKLEERGVHVVYGVVGLKIHSKMLLIVRREEEHLVRYVHLGTGNYNSTTSKYYTDLSFFTVNKDITEDVSTIFNTITSYAKMPFLNKLAASPHNLKTVFLTLIEKETENAKAGKPARIIFKMNSLVDPHIILAMYNASRAGVIIELIIRGICCLKPGLPGISENITVISIVGRFLEHTRIYYFLSGGEESTFLASADCMPRNFERRIEVLFPILDAKNKDRIKKILDVQIRDNVKARLLSSDGIYRKRERVEGEKPVDSQIERMNFTE, from the coding sequence ATAAAATCTCCCGAAACCCAAACCTTAGGAAGCGGAGGAAACGGAAATAAGGGACCGATCCATATCGGTAACTCCGATATCTTTTTTGATCGTGAACTTTCCTGGGTGGATTTTAATAAGCGGGTTTTAGAAGAAGCGAACGATCCTGAAAATCCGCTTCTGGAACGTCTGAAATTTTTATGTATTACTGAATCAAATTTGGACGAATTTTATATGGTCCGCGTCGCAGGTTTGAGAAACATATTAGCCGAAGGTAACGACGAAAAAAGTCTGAATGGTCAAAGAGCTTCCGAGATCTTAACAGAGTTATCCAATAAGGTAAGAAATTTCGTAAATGTTCAATACGAAACCCTAACTTATACTCTGGAACAAATGAAAGAGAACGGGATCCATCTCATCTTAAATCCGGATGAATTAAATAAAAATGAAATAGAAGATATCAAACATTATTATAAAGAAGATGTTTCTCCGATCTTAACTCCACTTTCTATAGATCCATCACACCCGTTTCCTCATATACTTAATAAATCCTTAAACTTAGCGATCGTTCTTACCGCAGATGATGAAAAAACAGGATTAAAAAAAGACCTGTTTGCAGTGGTTCAAGTACCGTCCGTATTACCAAGATTCTTACAGCTTAAGGGAGAAGGTAAGACCAGAAGATTTTTCCCTCTGGAAGAGATCATCAAACTTCATGTGGATGACTTATTCTATGGAATGACGGTAAAAGAAGTTTATCCTTTCCGGATACTAAGAGATGCGGACATCTCCATAGACGAAGAAGCTTCCGTAAAGGATCTTCTCATTACTATGAAAAAGGAGATCCGAAACCGTATCTGGGGAGACGCGGTAAGAATGGACATTTACGAAGGAACTTCCGCTTTCGTAAGAAACACCCTAAAAGAACTCATGGAATTACAAGATCATGAGATCTTTGACGTATCTTCTATATTAAATATTAGTGATATGATGTATTTTTACGGACTGGAACATACTTCCAAGTTCAAATATACATTCTTCCAGCAGAAGACCACTTTAAAGTTCGAATCTCCTGAGAAAATTTTCGAAGCAATCAAAAAGAAAGACAGATTATTACATCACCCTTACCAATCTTTCGGAGCGATCGAAGATCTACTTAGGATTTCTAGCGAAGACCCGAAAGTTTTGGGGATCAAGATGACCCTATATCGTACAAGCGGGGACTCGCCTATTATCCAATATTTAGGGCAGGCAGCCGAAAACGGAAAACAGGTTACGGTACTTGTTGAGTTAAAGGCAAGATTCGACGAAGAACGAAATATCAAATGGGCCCAAAAACTGGAAGAAAGAGGAGTTCACGTAGTATACGGAGTAGTAGGACTTAAGATCCACAGTAAGATGCTTCTGATCGTAAGAAGAGAAGAAGAACACTTGGTACGTTACGTGCACCTTGGAACCGGAAATTATAACTCCACAACCAGTAAATATTATACGGATTTAAGTTTCTTCACCGTTAACAAAGATATTACTGAAGATGTTTCCACTATTTTCAATACTATCACTAGTTATGCAAAGATGCCCTTTTTGAACAAGCTGGCGGCTTCTCCACATAATCTAAAAACCGTATTTTTAACTCTGATCGAAAAAGAAACTGAAAATGCAAAGGCCGGAAAACCTGCGCGTATCATTTTCAAAATGAACAGTTTAGTCGATCCTCATATTATATTAGCAATGTATAATGCGAGTCGGGCCGGAGTGATCATAGAGTTGATCATTCGAGGGATCTGTTGTTTAAAACCTGGGCTCCCTGGAATTTCGGAAAATATCACAGTGATCTCCATCGTAGGTAGATTCTTAGAACATACACGTATTTATTATTTCCTTTCAGGCGGAGAAGAGAGTACCTTCCTCGCTTCCGCAGACTGTATGCCTAGAAACTTTGAAAGAAGGATCGAAGTCCTATTTCCTATCTTAGATGCAAAAAATAAAGATAGGATCAAAAAGATCTTAGATGTTCAGATCAGGGACAATGTTAAAGCCAGATTACTTTCTTCCGACGGTATCTATCGCAAAAGAGAAAGAGTAGAAGGCGAGAAGCCTGTGGATAGCCAGATCGAAAGAATGAACTTCACGGAATAA
- a CDS encoding FAD-binding oxidoreductase, translated as MSISQENKNKLKSLLGEDRVFFKDETQMDQATFLSFGTDRTKVYVPDYEILTFPKNTQEVSEIVKFAFENDIKIVPSGGRTGYAGGAVAKSGEIVISLTKMDQVLDFDPFFGSLTVQAGMITKNLHKEAEERGFYFPVDFAATGSSHIGGNIATNAGGVRVVHYGLIRQWVLGLKVVTGTGEILEFNGEILKNNTGYDLKHLFIGSEGTLGIITECTLKLTKKPADNRILFTAVPDFPSILELFKETHNMSLPILAFEFLTKYCLDKVMDHLHVPDPFSEVSPYYVLMEFEITEESDDEKLFSFLETIMEKGYVSDGSLAQNSRQAETFWKYREGISESISIDYTVHKNDISLPLRNMNPFLEDMQALLSSKYPGFEIALFGHIGDGNLHLNIVKPKDLSDTEFFSQCKKVDPSMFELLQKHHGSISAEHGIGLLKKDFLHFSRSSAEIEVMRMIKKALDPKNLLNPGKILP; from the coding sequence ATGAGTATTAGCCAAGAAAATAAAAATAAACTTAAATCCCTATTGGGAGAAGACAGGGTTTTTTTCAAAGACGAAACCCAAATGGATCAGGCGACATTCCTTTCTTTCGGAACGGACAGAACAAAAGTATATGTTCCGGATTATGAAATTCTAACATTCCCTAAAAACACCCAAGAAGTTTCGGAAATCGTAAAATTCGCATTCGAGAATGATATCAAGATCGTTCCATCCGGTGGAAGAACAGGTTATGCCGGTGGAGCGGTAGCTAAGTCCGGAGAAATAGTGATCTCCCTTACTAAGATGGATCAGGTTTTGGATTTCGATCCATTCTTCGGTTCCTTAACCGTACAAGCAGGGATGATCACTAAAAATCTGCATAAAGAAGCGGAAGAAAGAGGTTTTTATTTCCCTGTAGATTTCGCAGCCACAGGCTCCTCTCATATAGGCGGAAACATAGCGACTAACGCAGGCGGGGTAAGAGTGGTTCACTATGGACTGATCCGCCAATGGGTTTTGGGTCTGAAAGTAGTTACAGGTACGGGAGAGATCCTTGAATTTAACGGAGAGATCCTAAAAAACAATACTGGTTATGACCTTAAACATTTATTCATAGGTTCCGAAGGAACATTGGGGATCATCACCGAATGTACTCTTAAACTTACCAAAAAGCCCGCAGACAATCGTATACTTTTCACTGCAGTCCCTGATTTCCCTTCTATATTAGAATTATTTAAAGAAACTCATAATATGTCCTTGCCTATTCTGGCATTCGAGTTTCTGACCAAATATTGTTTAGACAAGGTGATGGATCATTTACATGTTCCAGATCCGTTCTCAGAAGTGAGTCCATACTATGTTTTAATGGAATTCGAGATCACTGAAGAATCTGATGATGAGAAACTATTCTCCTTTTTAGAAACCATTATGGAAAAAGGTTATGTTTCCGACGGAAGCCTAGCTCAGAACTCAAGACAAGCGGAAACCTTTTGGAAATATAGAGAAGGTATCAGCGAATCTATTTCCATAGATTATACGGTTCATAAAAACGATATATCTCTCCCGCTTAGGAATATGAATCCTTTCTTGGAAGATATGCAGGCTTTACTTTCTTCCAAATATCCCGGCTTCGAGATCGCACTTTTTGGCCATATAGGTGACGGAAACCTTCACTTAAATATAGTAAAACCTAAGGACCTTTCCGATACGGAGTTTTTCTCACAATGTAAGAAAGTAGATCCTTCCATGTTCGAACTATTACAAAAACATCATGGATCAATTAGCGCTGAACATGGGATCGGTCTTTTGAAAAAAGACTTTTTACATTTTTCTCGTTCTTCTGCCGAGATAGAAGTCATGAGAATGATCAAAAAAGCTCTAGACCCAAAAAATCTTTTGAATCCGGGGAAAATCCTCCCCTAA
- a CDS encoding lysophospholipid acyltransferase family protein, whose product MKIAIASFIATTILKIIYITVRWTQINIPKKSEELLLQKKGFVLSLWHNQIPFVIDFTYKFYVKRYGLEVIPMASQSKDGELATRVISHFGMRPKRGSSKRGGAAALKALVQDAKKGNISLITPDGPTGPVYTLKPGIIQLASMTGFPILSYYAKYDHYRIVQSWDRTPVPKLFSKAEFFISEPFYVPKLKGDNELEIWRKKFETFMLDQIGISQQEAENLREEVRLAAETKRKR is encoded by the coding sequence ATGAAGATCGCAATCGCTTCCTTCATCGCCACAACAATATTAAAAATTATTTATATAACTGTTCGTTGGACTCAAATCAATATCCCTAAAAAGTCGGAAGAGTTACTTCTTCAAAAAAAAGGATTCGTTCTATCTCTTTGGCATAATCAAATCCCATTCGTTATAGATTTTACGTATAAATTTTACGTAAAACGTTACGGCCTAGAGGTGATCCCGATGGCATCCCAATCCAAGGACGGGGAGCTGGCGACAAGAGTGATCTCTCATTTCGGAATGAGACCTAAAAGAGGTTCCAGTAAAAGAGGGGGAGCCGCCGCCTTAAAAGCATTGGTCCAAGACGCAAAAAAAGGAAATATCAGTTTGATCACACCTGACGGTCCTACTGGCCCGGTTTATACCCTCAAACCTGGGATCATTCAGTTAGCTTCTATGACCGGATTTCCTATATTATCCTATTATGCTAAATACGATCATTATAGGATCGTACAAAGTTGGGACAGAACTCCAGTCCCCAAACTATTCTCTAAAGCTGAGTTCTTTATTTCGGAACCATTTTACGTCCCAAAACTTAAGGGAGACAATGAACTGGAAATTTGGAGAAAAAAATTCGAAACATTCATGCTGGATCAAATAGGAATTTCCCAACAAGAGGCGGAAAATTTGAGGGAAGAGGTTCGACTGGCAGCGGAAACAAAAAGAAAAAGGTAA
- a CDS encoding response regulator translates to MEKVKIAIVEDNSEFAQTCANTLSVMEEVDQVEVFSSTEDLSQNRRDKFDLVFMDIVLPGKSGIDYIKERSDFDSDPKYIMLSTLDTDDALIQAMKAGAVGFVLKKDLKDIKEVARMVMREGGILSPGAAAKVISFFRKPPTKETHSLTPREKEILNHIINGYRTKEIARNFGTKEGTVRIQIKSIFKKLQVNSRVDLVRKYSRF, encoded by the coding sequence ATGGAAAAAGTAAAAATCGCTATAGTTGAAGACAATTCCGAGTTTGCTCAGACCTGTGCAAACACTCTCTCTGTGATGGAAGAAGTGGATCAAGTGGAAGTGTTTTCTTCTACTGAGGACTTATCACAAAACCGTCGAGATAAATTTGATCTTGTATTTATGGATATCGTCCTTCCTGGTAAATCCGGGATCGATTATATAAAAGAAAGATCCGATTTTGATAGCGACCCTAAGTATATTATGCTTTCCACGTTAGATACTGACGATGCTTTGATACAGGCAATGAAGGCAGGTGCGGTCGGGTTCGTTCTCAAAAAAGATCTGAAGGACATAAAAGAAGTAGCGAGAATGGTAATGAGAGAAGGGGGAATACTTTCTCCCGGTGCTGCAGCTAAGGTGATCTCCTTTTTCAGAAAACCTCCCACAAAGGAGACACATTCTTTAACTCCTAGAGAAAAAGAAATTCTGAACCATATTATCAACGGTTATAGAACTAAAGAAATAGCGCGTAACTTTGGAACAAAAGAAGGTACGGTTCGAATTCAGATCAAAAGTATTTTTAAAAAATTACAAGTGAACTCTAGAGTGGATCTGGTTCGGAAGTATTCTCGTTTCTAA
- a CDS encoding alpha/beta fold hydrolase, which yields MDFVYELFLRNYTRQKIRFMEKELGFQRLQLDLGGHKIFFLKRPSAQGSNKTLFFIHGLLDSATGFRRLAPFLRNDFNLLVPDIPGFGLSPLPKVKYLYQVDVFADLLYNSIRKLALNDVVLAGHSMGSLIAMMIAMRDSQKEKRIQRLVLLAPGGIPHPQRDEMRKLLFPSKTEEIERLLTALYQENVPELGGIAKKALLSQWNNLAHQFLTENTLDREKEIFLGKKLSAVSQKSLIISGTEDPITDPPMVKKLHSYLKKSKLVWIPNAKHALHMERPKDVAEKINSWL from the coding sequence ATGGATTTTGTATACGAACTTTTTCTTCGAAATTATACCAGGCAAAAAATTCGGTTTATGGAGAAGGAGCTGGGATTTCAGCGCCTGCAACTTGACCTCGGTGGACACAAAATTTTCTTCTTGAAGAGACCTTCTGCCCAAGGATCGAACAAAACTCTTTTTTTCATCCATGGACTTCTGGATTCTGCCACAGGTTTCAGGAGACTGGCTCCTTTTTTACGAAATGACTTCAATCTTTTAGTCCCGGATATTCCCGGTTTCGGATTAAGTCCTCTTCCCAAAGTGAAATATCTGTACCAAGTTGATGTATTTGCGGACCTTCTTTACAATTCGATCCGCAAACTCGCGTTAAACGATGTTGTTTTGGCCGGACATTCCATGGGATCCTTGATTGCGATGATGATCGCAATGCGTGATTCTCAAAAAGAAAAGAGGATCCAGAGACTTGTGCTACTCGCTCCGGGCGGAATTCCACACCCACAAAGAGACGAAATGAGGAAGTTACTTTTTCCTTCCAAAACGGAAGAGATCGAAAGGCTTCTTACTGCATTATATCAGGAGAATGTTCCGGAATTGGGTGGTATCGCCAAAAAGGCGCTGCTCAGTCAGTGGAATAATTTGGCTCATCAATTTTTAACGGAAAATACTTTGGACAGGGAGAAAGAAATTTTTCTGGGCAAAAAACTTTCTGCAGTTTCTCAAAAATCCCTGATCATATCCGGGACAGAAGATCCGATCACAGATCCTCCTATGGTAAAAAAATTACATTCCTATTTAAAGAAAAGTAAACTGGTCTGGATTCCAAACGCGAAGCACGCTCTTCATATGGAAAGACCAAAGGATGTCGCAGAAAAGATCAATTCTTGGCTTTGA
- a CDS encoding ATP-binding protein: MKNRELVLLLEKAFFPAQEGILILEPGSYNILGSNPKACSILGYDPDELKNLSLSNLLARPDSIGNYGTGAEELGISLLWNLRKSNGSLLLADFTINAFSETPNSPLIFHIYQRSEIREIELRLYYLQSILRTLRLLKLNLRSLRLSSESTLFQKICDTLKENPHYSLVWGFYRREDGADQILIQSDLDSKWRKNLETAWEEKKSKSPFETLLDGKEQFHIYEFGSNIYPEWEEALVAKDFRRSLSLIIREEGKIIGGIQIISRENMAFDSGENYLYFEIVEDLLSSLQYLRIEKQRRETAKILQFQGALLNSLEVPLLSTDDEGFITYVNNNISSLLGISKEEIIGVQVRELLKLEPEAMDMILLGSRAETRITIRGRHEVPFLLASSSLKDDYGNRIGTILLLLDISEQKKNEELIRASEMKLRNLFASMNNGIVILDPQGKVLEVAPILKFYLFQFLNVDVDDEFPSLFPEEAQKGILVKLEECIRTQRAAYLDFSMVLLGEEENYFSIKFLPLKKYQDFPVAAMLIFSDVTQTKVLDRQLYETAKFASIGEIAAGIAHEVNNPLQSSLLYLEDLLEHEDPDPIERKKVYKRIEGAALRIRDLIKGLLDLGRRAPRKKELVSPYFILLRACELIEVSCKKNGIELKRVTNPELPQIHVAWQEIEQVLINCLVNAVNAISEMEHKPAVPLIQVSARKELYLNGEMVSFTIQDNGPGMNAEVAEKAFLPLYTTRRTKQGTGLGLTISQRIITDHGGTIHLESNPGQGTKVTVRVPVGKV; encoded by the coding sequence ATGAAGAACCGGGAATTAGTTCTACTCTTAGAAAAGGCCTTCTTTCCCGCCCAGGAAGGAATTCTGATCTTAGAGCCTGGGAGTTATAATATACTCGGCTCGAATCCTAAGGCATGCTCTATCTTAGGTTATGATCCGGACGAACTAAAGAACCTTAGTCTAAGCAATTTACTCGCTCGCCCGGACAGCATCGGAAATTACGGGACCGGAGCAGAAGAACTTGGCATCTCTCTTCTTTGGAATTTGAGAAAAAGTAATGGATCACTTCTTCTTGCCGACTTTACGATCAACGCATTCTCGGAAACTCCTAATTCACCTTTAATTTTTCATATCTACCAAAGATCAGAGATTAGAGAAATTGAACTCAGATTATATTATTTACAAAGTATCTTAAGAACCCTTCGACTTTTAAAATTAAATTTAAGATCTCTTCGTTTGAGTTCTGAAAGTACTCTTTTCCAAAAGATATGTGATACACTTAAAGAAAATCCTCATTATAGTTTAGTCTGGGGTTTTTATAGAAGGGAAGACGGTGCAGATCAGATACTGATCCAATCGGATCTGGATTCTAAGTGGAGAAAAAATTTAGAAACCGCTTGGGAAGAAAAAAAGTCCAAATCTCCTTTCGAAACTCTCTTGGATGGAAAAGAACAATTCCATATTTATGAATTCGGTTCTAACATTTATCCCGAATGGGAAGAAGCATTAGTCGCAAAAGATTTCAGAAGATCCTTAAGTCTGATCATTCGAGAAGAAGGTAAAATTATCGGCGGGATACAGATCATCTCTAGAGAGAATATGGCGTTCGATTCCGGGGAAAACTATCTGTATTTCGAGATAGTGGAAGATCTTCTTTCTTCTCTCCAATATTTAAGGATAGAAAAACAAAGAAGAGAAACTGCAAAAATCCTACAATTCCAGGGTGCTCTCTTAAATTCCCTAGAAGTTCCCCTTTTGTCCACTGACGACGAAGGATTTATCACTTATGTGAATAATAATATCAGTTCTCTATTAGGAATTTCTAAAGAAGAGATCATAGGTGTCCAAGTAAGGGAACTTCTAAAATTAGAGCCGGAAGCAATGGACATGATCCTTTTGGGCTCCAGGGCAGAGACAAGGATAACGATCCGAGGCAGACACGAGGTTCCGTTTTTATTAGCTTCTTCTTCCTTGAAAGATGATTACGGGAATAGGATCGGAACAATCTTACTTCTTTTAGATATTTCGGAACAAAAGAAGAATGAAGAGTTGATCCGTGCTTCCGAAATGAAACTCCGGAACTTATTCGCCTCCATGAATAACGGGATCGTAATATTGGATCCTCAGGGAAAAGTTTTGGAAGTAGCCCCTATTCTGAAATTTTATTTATTCCAATTTTTAAATGTGGATGTGGACGATGAGTTTCCTTCTCTTTTCCCGGAAGAAGCTCAAAAAGGGATCTTAGTCAAATTAGAGGAATGTATCCGCACACAAAGAGCTGCTTATCTGGACTTTTCCATGGTATTATTGGGGGAAGAAGAAAATTACTTTTCTATAAAGTTCCTTCCACTCAAGAAATACCAAGATTTCCCTGTAGCGGCTATGTTAATTTTCTCGGATGTGACCCAAACCAAGGTATTGGACAGGCAATTATATGAGACCGCAAAATTTGCATCTATCGGAGAAATCGCAGCCGGTATCGCTCACGAAGTAAATAACCCGCTCCAATCCAGCTTATTATATTTAGAAGATCTTTTAGAACACGAAGATCCTGACCCGATCGAAAGAAAAAAAGTTTATAAAAGAATAGAAGGTGCCGCCTTAAGGATCAGAGATCTGATCAAAGGTCTTTTGGATTTGGGAAGAAGAGCTCCGAGAAAGAAAGAATTGGTTTCTCCTTATTTTATCCTTCTGAGAGCCTGCGAACTCATCGAGGTAAGTTGTAAAAAGAATGGGATCGAATTGAAACGGGTTACCAATCCTGAACTTCCTCAGATCCATGTTGCTTGGCAGGAAATCGAACAAGTATTGATCAACTGTCTAGTGAATGCAGTTAACGCGATTTCGGAAATGGAACATAAACCGGCCGTTCCATTGATACAAGTTTCCGCACGAAAAGAATTATATTTGAACGGAGAGATGGTGAGTTTTACCATTCAAGATAACGGTCCAGGAATGAACGCCGAGGTCGCAGAGAAGGCATTTCTACCTTTATATACGACAAGGAGAACTAAACAGGGGACTGGACTAGGATTGACTATCTCTCAACGTATCATCACTGATCACGGCGGGACGATTCACTTAGAATCCAATCCGGGACAAGGTACCAAGGTCACTGTCCGAGTGCCTGTAGGAAAGGTATGA
- a CDS encoding hybrid sensor histidine kinase/response regulator, whose protein sequence is MTREKNPNVLIIDDEAEIRTALERVISREGYHVFLAEDFESAMTIVRDHAVDIVISDILMGGKDGIEVAKEIKKYNSNIPVILITGNPQLHTAEEALRNRVFDYISKPVSRQNILAALENARKEKEDRDRKSKKIIKAVREKTHFAQQSKDLNYRNSLILETTGDCVITLDEDLLIRGANEATVRNFGYDENEIVGQKITLLISDENTGAYLERIAHLMSRKSDHNIARLHNAELISRSGEKFNFDISVCRYELNGKTYYTGIARDITQKNIISEKLIDAERRAFLTTIASSIGHEINNALTAIQGFIEVARLPDADEPIKDKAISVTWNQITKLKNLTFNLLQLGKPGDSGRDKEDLDLNEVVESVIEVFRKTTRLKYCEIVFDRSPEKTAVHSNADQLSLLFSNIFLNSADATENKGRIEISVGEKNHHPMVKIRDNGVGMSKDILNKIFQPYFTTKKTGQGTGLGMFVAKEIADVFGIRIEIDSEPEKGTEFRLVFPDKL, encoded by the coding sequence ATGACAAGGGAAAAAAATCCCAATGTATTGATCATTGATGACGAAGCGGAAATCAGAACCGCTTTAGAACGTGTAATCTCTCGAGAAGGATATCATGTTTTTCTTGCGGAAGACTTTGAGTCTGCAATGACAATCGTTAGAGATCATGCAGTAGATATTGTAATTTCCGATATTCTAATGGGCGGCAAAGACGGGATAGAAGTCGCCAAAGAGATCAAAAAATATAATTCTAATATTCCGGTCATACTTATCACAGGAAATCCCCAACTCCATACTGCAGAAGAAGCTCTTAGAAATAGGGTTTTTGATTATATTTCCAAACCTGTCAGTCGTCAGAATATTTTAGCCGCACTTGAGAATGCTCGTAAAGAAAAAGAAGATAGGGATAGAAAATCTAAAAAGATCATAAAAGCGGTCCGGGAAAAAACTCATTTCGCACAACAATCCAAAGATTTAAATTATCGTAATAGTTTAATTTTAGAAACTACCGGGGATTGTGTGATCACTCTCGATGAGGACCTTCTTATCCGAGGTGCAAACGAAGCCACCGTCCGAAATTTCGGATACGATGAAAATGAAATCGTGGGGCAAAAAATCACTCTTCTGATCTCTGATGAAAATACTGGCGCGTATCTGGAAAGAATCGCTCATTTGATGAGCCGTAAATCGGATCATAATATCGCTAGATTACATAATGCAGAACTGATTAGCAGAAGTGGAGAAAAATTTAATTTTGATATTTCCGTATGTAGATACGAATTGAACGGGAAAACTTATTATACCGGTATCGCGAGAGATATTACTCAAAAGAATATTATCTCTGAAAAACTCATCGATGCCGAAAGAAGAGCATTCTTAACTACAATCGCTTCCAGTATCGGCCATGAGATCAATAATGCACTCACTGCCATCCAAGGTTTTATAGAAGTAGCAAGACTTCCTGATGCGGATGAGCCTATCAAAGATAAGGCAATTTCAGTTACTTGGAATCAGATCACGAAATTAAAGAACCTAACTTTCAACTTATTACAACTCGGAAAACCGGGGGATTCAGGTAGAGACAAAGAAGACTTGGATCTAAACGAAGTAGTTGAATCCGTCATAGAAGTTTTTAGAAAGACCACTCGTTTAAAATATTGTGAGATTGTATTCGATAGAAGTCCCGAAAAAACAGCAGTACATTCTAATGCTGATCAATTGAGCCTTTTATTCTCTAATATCTTTTTAAATTCTGCGGATGCAACGGAGAATAAAGGAAGAATAGAGATCTCCGTGGGCGAAAAAAACCATCATCCTATGGTCAAGATCAGGGATAACGGGGTCGGGATGAGCAAAGATATTTTGAATAAGATCTTTCAACCCTACTTCACTACCAAAAAAACCGGCCAAGGTACAGGACTTGGAATGTTCGTTGCAAAAGAGATCGCTGATGTATTCGGGATACGAATAGAAATCGATTCTGAGCCGGAAAAAGGCACCGAATTCCGCTTGGTCTTTCCGGACAAATTGTAG
- a CDS encoding phosphotransferase, whose protein sequence is MNEVLSEIDFRFLAIDGKFPEKIDSLNPEASARRYYRAIYPDGATKILCKDQVFQHDFQEVGHFLEHHGFKVPKIYKTDVFNKLMLLSDEGDSDLSSIQDDAEYRTFLVKSLELLVSLQKTRPEPPVSTREFDYEKLNFENKFTFSSYTNFSEMFNLKTKLRPEVVFFLEEASGFLAEYKEKVFCHRDFHARNIMLSSSGELTLIDFQDARMGTPFYDIASLLYDAYRPIPFAMRQGLFLLFLKLNDNRFKKPRECYYLQCLQRSYKALGSYFMLVAEKKQDKYRQSVLSCLDNLLEIVQVGLFPDQLFLFFHLLKKELSDNSLFLEKL, encoded by the coding sequence ATGAACGAAGTTTTAAGTGAGATAGATTTTCGCTTCCTTGCGATAGACGGAAAGTTTCCTGAAAAGATAGACTCACTCAACCCGGAAGCATCCGCACGCAGATATTATCGTGCAATTTATCCTGACGGTGCCACAAAGATCCTGTGTAAAGACCAAGTCTTTCAACATGACTTTCAAGAAGTTGGACATTTTTTAGAACACCACGGCTTCAAAGTCCCTAAAATATATAAGACAGACGTATTCAATAAACTAATGCTCCTTTCCGACGAAGGAGATTCCGATCTAAGTTCCATCCAAGACGATGCGGAATACAGAACCTTCTTGGTAAAATCTTTGGAATTATTGGTCTCTCTTCAAAAGACTAGACCGGAACCTCCCGTTTCCACTCGTGAATTCGATTATGAAAAGTTGAATTTCGAGAATAAGTTTACATTTTCTTCATATACAAACTTCTCCGAGATGTTCAATCTTAAGACCAAACTCAGACCTGAGGTTGTTTTTTTCCTGGAGGAAGCTTCCGGGTTTTTAGCGGAATATAAAGAAAAGGTATTCTGTCACAGGGACTTTCACGCTCGAAACATCATGCTTTCTTCTTCCGGAGAATTAACCCTGATCGATTTTCAGGATGCAAGAATGGGGACTCCATTCTATGATATAGCGAGCCTATTATACGATGCATATAGGCCGATCCCATTCGCGATGAGACAGGGACTTTTTCTGCTCTTCTTAAAACTAAACGATAATCGATTTAAAAAACCAAGAGAATGTTATTATCTACAATGTTTACAAAGATCCTATAAGGCACTTGGATCTTATTTTATGTTGGTAGCGGAAAAGAAACAGGATAAATACAGACAAAGTGTATTAAGCTGTTTGGATAATCTATTAGAGATCGTGCAAGTGGGACTTTTCCCGGACCAACTATTCCTATTCTTTCATCTTCTAAAAAAAGAATTATCTGATAATAGCCTATTCTTGGAAAAACTCTAG